From the genome of Gammaproteobacteria bacterium, one region includes:
- a CDS encoding SDR family NAD(P)-dependent oxidoreductase — MLTPKGRVVMVSGANRGIGRAISEALYAAGYSLSLGARDVAALNDLTENWESDRIVLERYDAEDQGSHHQWVEATARYFGRIDGLVNNAGMVVRVTVEDEKDVELDRMWVVNVKAPLSMIRNTLPHLRRSGTGRIINVSSIAGKAVYNDNAGYSMTKFATVALSHATRRAGWDDGVRCTALCPGFVATDMTSDVETFPYNKMMVPSDIAEIVLMLLALSNNASVAELVVNCRDDVTM, encoded by the coding sequence ATGCTTACCCCAAAAGGCCGAGTCGTCATGGTCTCCGGTGCAAACCGAGGGATTGGGCGCGCTATCTCTGAGGCGCTGTATGCGGCAGGCTACTCACTTAGCCTTGGAGCGCGTGACGTCGCAGCGCTCAACGATCTAACGGAGAACTGGGAGTCCGATCGAATTGTCTTAGAGCGCTACGACGCTGAGGATCAAGGATCGCATCACCAGTGGGTAGAAGCCACGGCCCGATACTTTGGGCGAATTGACGGCTTGGTGAATAACGCTGGCATGGTAGTTCGGGTCACTGTTGAGGACGAGAAGGATGTGGAACTGGACCGCATGTGGGTCGTCAACGTGAAGGCACCCTTGTCAATGATCCGAAATACTCTGCCGCATTTACGTCGAAGCGGCACCGGACGAATCATCAACGTGTCCTCTATCGCCGGTAAGGCTGTCTATAATGACAACGCCGGGTACTCGATGACAAAGTTTGCCACAGTAGCTCTTTCGCACGCGACGCGACGTGCGGGTTGGGACGATGGTGTTCGATGCACCGCGCTGTGTCCAGGTTTCGTAGCGACCGATATGACTTCTGACGTTGAAACCTTTCCCTACAACAAAATGATGGTGCCAAGCGACATTGCGGAAATTGTGTTGATGTTGTTGGCGCTTTCGAATAATGCCTCGGTCGCGGAACTCGTGGTAAATTGTCGTGATGATGTAACAATGTAA
- a CDS encoding glutathione S-transferase family protein has product MELFADPITVNCRKVLAGLQMMDADYTLTKVDYFKGEQKNDEFKSINPNAALPALKDGDLVLWESNAILQYVADTMDKTEFYPKDPAKRADVNRWLLWEASAWFPSCYVYLVENCVKPLLDDTPDQAAIAAEAENFHKLAGILNSRLAENPWLCGAGPSIADIAVASPMHLHAWQQLPLNEHPNLNHWMTERVEQLPCWEATHIGEGFTVGGPS; this is encoded by the coding sequence ATGGAACTATTCGCCGATCCGATCACGGTCAACTGCCGTAAGGTACTTGCCGGCCTACAGATGATGGATGCCGACTATACGCTCACTAAGGTCGATTATTTCAAAGGGGAGCAGAAAAACGACGAGTTCAAGTCTATAAACCCAAACGCCGCATTGCCGGCGTTGAAGGACGGTGATCTCGTCCTTTGGGAGTCGAATGCAATATTGCAGTACGTTGCCGACACTATGGATAAAACCGAGTTTTATCCTAAAGATCCTGCCAAACGTGCCGACGTCAATCGCTGGCTGCTGTGGGAAGCGTCAGCATGGTTCCCGTCATGTTATGTATACCTAGTGGAGAACTGCGTGAAGCCTCTGTTGGACGATACACCTGACCAAGCCGCGATAGCTGCTGAGGCTGAAAACTTTCATAAGCTCGCAGGAATCCTGAACAGTCGTTTGGCTGAGAATCCCTGGCTCTGTGGTGCCGGACCTTCCATTGCTGACATTGCTGTCGCATCGCCAATGCACCTGCATGCCTGGCAGCAACTGCCACTTAACGAACATCCGAACCTGAATCACTGGATGACCGAGCGCGTCGAACAACTGCCATGCTGGGAGGCAACACATATTGGCGAGGGCTTCACGGTCGGCGGACCGTCCTGA